Proteins encoded within one genomic window of Alcanivorax sp. REN37:
- a CDS encoding magnesium transporter CorA family protein: protein MLTFYSANTDGRLAATDTLHTHGLVYLINPSPEEIQRTADLLRLPATFLTDSLDRNERPRIEHHHDNVLMVLNAPTAGDADGGPGTVPYRTHPLGLILTPQHTLVVSRIALPLLDQLLDSGALTPGALQTRFMLQLFRAVAQSYDRSLLEINQQISGLQRKLRVAYHNQELFALINLNKSLVFFSTALSAMTILYKRIMAGHDLAIDPADRTRMAEILVDLEQSAEITEIRREGLSNLMDAYAAIIHNNLNGVLKLLTTLAILLVIPTMVGSVFSMNVALPYEEEWISTIVIGVGMVLVSAALMALLYKKKYLRL, encoded by the coding sequence ATGCTGACTTTCTACAGCGCCAATACCGACGGCCGGCTGGCGGCCACTGACACGTTGCACACCCACGGTTTGGTCTATCTGATCAATCCAAGCCCGGAAGAAATCCAGCGCACGGCGGACCTGCTGCGCCTGCCGGCCACCTTCCTGACCGATTCGCTGGACCGCAACGAACGGCCACGCATTGAGCACCACCACGACAATGTGTTGATGGTGCTCAATGCGCCCACTGCCGGCGACGCCGATGGCGGCCCCGGCACCGTGCCCTACCGCACCCATCCGCTGGGACTGATCCTGACGCCACAGCATACGCTGGTGGTATCACGCATTGCCCTGCCGTTGCTGGACCAGCTGCTGGATAGCGGCGCGCTGACGCCGGGCGCCCTGCAAACCCGTTTCATGCTGCAGCTGTTCCGCGCCGTGGCGCAGTCCTATGACCGCAGCCTGCTGGAGATCAACCAGCAGATCAGCGGCCTGCAACGCAAGCTGCGGGTGGCGTACCACAACCAGGAACTGTTCGCGCTGATCAATCTGAACAAGAGCTTAGTGTTTTTCTCTACCGCACTCAGCGCCATGACCATTCTCTACAAGCGCATCATGGCCGGGCACGACCTGGCGATTGATCCGGCCGATCGCACCCGCATGGCGGAAATTCTGGTGGATCTGGAGCAATCCGCCGAGATCACCGAAATTCGCCGCGAGGGGCTCAGCAACCTGATGGATGCCTACGCGGCGATCATCCACAACAACCTCAACGGCGTGCTCAAGCTGCTCACCACGTTGGCCATTCTGCTGGTGATTCCGACCATGGTCGGCAGCGTGTTCTCAATGAACGTGGCGTTGCCTTACGAGGAAGAATGGATTTCCACCATTGTCATCGGTGTCGGCATGGTGCTGGTCAGCGCTGCGCTGATGGCGTTGCTGTACAAGAAAAAATACCTGCGTCTGTAA
- a CDS encoding alpha/beta family hydrolase — protein MAELLWTHPRGKAVGQLLLAHGAGAPMDSAFMEQLTLALAASGVAVARFEFDYMAARRVGGAKRPPERADKLLAQFQAALAHMPAGPVWIGGKSMGGRMATLLAAAAPPRLAGVLCYGYPFHPLGKPEVLRTEHLGTLPVPLLICQGERDPFGTREQVADYELPASVELRWLPDGDHDLKPRKASGHTHEGNISAAAQASATWMAASVR, from the coding sequence ATGGCTGAATTGCTTTGGACTCACCCCCGCGGCAAGGCGGTGGGGCAGCTGCTGCTGGCGCATGGTGCCGGCGCGCCGATGGACAGTGCCTTCATGGAGCAATTGACGCTGGCGTTGGCCGCGTCCGGCGTGGCGGTGGCGCGGTTCGAGTTTGATTACATGGCCGCGCGCCGCGTTGGCGGCGCCAAACGACCTCCCGAGCGGGCTGACAAACTGCTGGCGCAGTTTCAGGCGGCGCTGGCGCACATGCCGGCCGGGCCGGTCTGGATTGGCGGTAAATCTATGGGCGGGCGTATGGCCACGCTGCTGGCCGCTGCGGCGCCGCCACGGCTGGCCGGGGTGCTGTGTTATGGCTACCCGTTTCATCCGCTGGGCAAGCCAGAGGTGCTGCGCACCGAGCACTTAGGCACGTTGCCGGTGCCGTTGTTGATCTGCCAAGGCGAGCGCGACCCGTTCGGCACCCGTGAGCAGGTGGCGGATTACGAGCTGCCAGCGTCGGTGGAGTTGCGGTGGTTGCCGGATGGCGACCATGACCTCAAACCGCGCAAGGCCAGCGGTCACACGCATGAAGGCAACATCAGTGCGGCGGCGCAGGCCAGTGCGACCTGGATGGCGGCGTCGGTGCGCTGA
- a CDS encoding PA0069 family radical SAM protein, with protein sequence MSRGRGSLSNLPGRFLRTETLFEDGECGVGGQQSGQVDARARPTHYHGEQCKSLIVSNRSPDLPFQRSINPYRGCEHGCIYCYARPTHSYLELSPGLDFETEIFCKDNAAAVLRAQLEQPGYRCEVLALGTATDPYQPIERRRKLTRQLLALCLELRQPVMLITKSNLVLRDLDLLAPMAAEGLVTVAVSVTTLDNRIKSRLEPRATAGSKRLEAIGGLSAAGVPVSLLYAPVIPFINDHELEAIVAAAADAGAGSGHYVMLRLPHEVNPLWQQWLAAHYPDRAGKVMAVLRDLGDGREYQSDFFRRQRGQGPWAALIAQRFGLALKRHGLTDERVPLRTDLFVGANRQWSLF encoded by the coding sequence ATGAGCCGAGGACGCGGCAGCCTCAGCAATCTGCCGGGACGTTTCCTGCGAACCGAGACCCTGTTCGAGGACGGTGAATGCGGCGTTGGCGGGCAACAAAGTGGCCAAGTGGACGCCCGCGCGCGGCCCACTCACTACCACGGCGAGCAGTGCAAGAGCCTGATTGTTTCCAACCGATCCCCTGATCTGCCGTTCCAGCGCAGCATCAATCCCTATCGCGGCTGCGAGCACGGCTGCATCTACTGCTATGCGCGGCCTACTCATAGCTATTTGGAGTTGTCGCCCGGGCTCGATTTCGAGACTGAGATTTTCTGCAAAGACAATGCCGCGGCGGTGCTGCGCGCACAGCTGGAGCAACCCGGTTACCGCTGCGAGGTGCTGGCACTGGGCACTGCCACTGACCCCTATCAGCCGATCGAACGCCGACGCAAACTCACCCGTCAGTTATTGGCGCTGTGCTTGGAACTGCGCCAGCCGGTGATGCTGATTACCAAGAGCAACCTGGTGCTGCGTGATCTCGACCTGTTGGCGCCGATGGCCGCTGAAGGGTTGGTGACGGTGGCGGTGTCGGTGACCACCCTCGACAACCGCATCAAGAGCCGGCTGGAGCCGCGCGCCACCGCCGGCAGCAAGCGGCTGGAGGCGATCGGCGGGCTCAGCGCCGCGGGGGTGCCGGTGTCGCTGCTGTATGCCCCGGTGATTCCGTTCATTAATGATCACGAGCTGGAAGCGATTGTGGCGGCGGCGGCCGATGCCGGTGCCGGCAGCGGCCATTACGTGATGTTGCGGCTGCCGCATGAGGTCAATCCGCTGTGGCAGCAATGGCTGGCGGCGCACTATCCCGACCGCGCTGGCAAGGTGATGGCGGTGCTGCGCGATCTCGGTGATGGGCGCGAATACCAAAGCGACTTCTTCCGCCGCCAACGCGGTCAGGGGCCGTGGGCGGCGTTGATCGCTCAGCGCTTCGGACTGGCGTTGAAGCGCCACGGTTTGACCGACGAACGGGTGCCGCTGCGCACCGATTTGTTCGTGGGCGCCAATCGCCAATGGAGCCTGTTCTGA
- a CDS encoding YaeQ family protein: MALSSTIHHATLDLSDVDRDCYRSERLTLALHPSETPERMVARLLTWCLHQGDVAEALEFSAGLSTPNEPDLRACSLQDRVTHWIDMGEPDADRVRRACLRADRVTVVAYGRSWQQWWKRHERDLLKHGRAAVEVLPWDALVRLADNLPRSFNWQVTVSDGSLYVVDHRQQMETLIPERLKERAG; the protein is encoded by the coding sequence GTGGCCCTGAGTTCCACCATCCACCATGCCACCTTGGATTTGTCTGATGTGGACCGCGACTGTTATCGCAGCGAGCGCCTGACGCTGGCGCTGCACCCCTCGGAAACGCCGGAACGCATGGTGGCGCGGCTGCTGACCTGGTGCCTGCACCAAGGCGATGTAGCGGAAGCGCTGGAGTTCAGTGCCGGGCTGTCGACACCGAATGAGCCGGATCTGCGCGCCTGTTCGCTGCAGGATCGGGTCACCCACTGGATCGACATGGGTGAGCCGGATGCGGACCGCGTGCGCCGCGCCTGCCTGCGGGCTGACCGGGTCACAGTGGTGGCCTATGGCCGCTCCTGGCAGCAGTGGTGGAAGCGTCACGAGCGTGACCTGCTCAAGCATGGCCGCGCGGCGGTGGAAGTGTTGCCGTGGGACGCTCTAGTGCGCCTGGCGGATAACCTGCCACGCAGCTTCAACTGGCAGGTCACTGTCAGCGACGGCAGCCTTTATGTGGTCGATCATCGCCAGCAGATGGAAACCTTGATTCCGGAGCGCTTGAAGGAGCGCGCTGGGTGA
- a CDS encoding magnesium transporter CorA family protein, giving the protein MINVYSLTAPADRYRATQLKPHGWCYSVAADGNSFAELAADTGIAPRLLGSALDRDERPRIERDGHSTLLVVHVPCDDPAVKQLDQDVKYRTVALGLVITPTQLITVCRAGSWAQGDALTALVSSAPEASLDVLALTLLKRIAREFADQSSVIEQHIATTEDELSRSYRNEELYTLLYLNESLLYLATSLKKMVQVLRRAEVPGQLGVSDAGERLFGQMMVELEQVQAATEIIQLNLNNVMDAYGNVIQNNISHVVKLLTAATIVLSIPTLIASIYGMNVPLPFQEADHAFSALIALMVGSSAAAIYLFRKKRYL; this is encoded by the coding sequence ATGATCAACGTCTACAGCTTGACCGCTCCGGCGGACCGTTACCGCGCCACGCAACTCAAACCCCACGGCTGGTGCTACAGCGTTGCCGCCGACGGCAACAGCTTTGCCGAGCTGGCCGCTGACACTGGCATTGCGCCACGCCTGCTCGGCAGCGCCCTCGACCGTGACGAGCGGCCACGCATCGAGCGCGATGGCCACAGCACGCTGCTGGTCGTCCATGTGCCCTGTGACGACCCGGCCGTGAAGCAGCTCGATCAAGACGTGAAATACCGCACCGTTGCGCTCGGGCTGGTCATTACCCCCACTCAATTGATCACTGTTTGCCGAGCCGGCAGCTGGGCCCAAGGTGACGCCCTAACAGCATTGGTCAGCAGCGCACCGGAGGCGTCACTGGACGTTCTGGCGCTGACGCTGCTCAAGCGCATCGCCCGCGAATTCGCTGACCAAAGCAGTGTCATCGAGCAGCACATCGCCACCACTGAGGACGAGCTGTCGCGCTCTTACCGTAATGAGGAGCTGTATACCCTGTTGTACCTGAACGAGAGCCTGCTCTACCTGGCCACGTCGTTGAAGAAAATGGTGCAGGTGCTACGCCGCGCCGAGGTGCCGGGGCAACTCGGTGTCAGCGATGCTGGTGAGCGGCTGTTTGGGCAGATGATGGTGGAACTGGAGCAGGTACAAGCTGCTACTGAAATCATCCAGCTGAACCTGAACAACGTGATGGATGCTTACGGCAACGTGATCCAAAACAACATCAGCCACGTGGTCAAATTGCTCACCGCTGCCACCATTGTGCTGTCGATTCCGACCCTGATCGCCAGCATCTACGGCATGAACGTACCGCTGCCGTTTCAGGAAGCGGACCACGCCTTCAGTGCGCTGATCGCGTTGATGGTGGGTAGCAGCGCCGCGGCAATTTACCTGTTCCGCAAGAAGCGTTACCTGTGA
- a CDS encoding DUF2817 domain-containing protein: protein MDSIHPLRPIAVIEPEALLHFQPDQATATARFLSLCGPQSALHTWPIPAAGPDQQPLASHSLWWGPADAEQVLVMLSGTHGVEGLAGSALQCDLLARLNSGAQTLAAGSAVLFVHLLNPWGAAWLRRCDQDGIDLNRNFIDFGRALPDNPGYEALRNALLSRSDSLRGQVLARYRQCHGDAAYQIAISGGQYTDPQGPFHGGRRASTARSMLDQLVERYQLSRRRLAVIDLHTGLGAYGYGEIICDHPGGSAGLATALAWYGDAVTRAEDGSSSSVPKTGLLDFYWQALMPPGSCFVTLEFGTFSTAQLFEVILADHRLHRAAPLTPALLTHPVKLALRAHFYPQTRQWQQLALFRTRQVTQLALDGLSGQTETP, encoded by the coding sequence ATGGATTCCATCCACCCGCTGCGACCCATCGCCGTGATCGAACCTGAGGCACTGCTCCACTTCCAGCCCGACCAAGCCACCGCCACTGCCCGTTTCCTGTCGCTCTGTGGCCCGCAGTCGGCGCTGCACACTTGGCCGATTCCCGCCGCCGGCCCGGATCAGCAGCCGCTGGCCAGTCATAGCCTGTGGTGGGGACCCGCCGACGCTGAACAGGTGCTGGTGATGTTGTCCGGCACCCACGGCGTCGAAGGGTTGGCCGGCTCGGCGCTGCAGTGCGATCTACTGGCGCGACTCAACAGCGGCGCGCAAACGCTGGCGGCGGGCAGCGCGGTATTGTTCGTGCATCTGCTCAACCCGTGGGGCGCCGCTTGGCTGCGCCGCTGCGACCAGGACGGGATTGATCTCAACCGCAACTTCATCGACTTCGGTCGGGCGCTGCCGGACAACCCCGGCTATGAAGCGCTGCGCAATGCGTTACTGTCGCGCTCGGACAGCCTGCGTGGACAAGTACTGGCCCGCTATCGCCAGTGCCACGGCGATGCCGCCTACCAGATCGCCATTAGCGGCGGTCAGTACACCGATCCGCAGGGCCCGTTCCATGGCGGCCGACGCGCCAGCACCGCGCGCTCGATGCTGGACCAGCTGGTGGAGCGCTACCAGCTCAGCCGCCGCCGGCTGGCAGTGATCGACCTACACACCGGCCTCGGCGCCTATGGCTATGGCGAAATCATTTGCGACCATCCGGGCGGCAGCGCCGGGCTGGCCACCGCCCTGGCCTGGTACGGCGATGCGGTGACCCGCGCCGAGGACGGCAGTTCGTCTTCGGTGCCGAAAACCGGCCTGCTGGATTTCTACTGGCAGGCGCTGATGCCTCCCGGCAGCTGTTTCGTGACCCTGGAATTCGGCACCTTCAGCACCGCGCAACTGTTCGAGGTGATATTGGCCGATCACCGCCTGCACCGCGCCGCGCCGCTGACGCCGGCGCTACTGACCCACCCGGTGAAACTGGCGCTGCGCGCACATTTCTATCCGCAAACCCGGCAATGGCAGCAATTGGCGCTGTTCCGCACCCGGCAAGTGACCCAGCTGGCGCTGGACGGCCTCAGCGGCCAGACGGAGACGCCATGA
- a CDS encoding magnesium transporter CorA family protein — translation MSLLPLSGSQSARAVPSPLSGPWISLINPSRERLQQLASNHAIDAAMLATALDPGARARVHSHGDTLWVLSHLPCPSDEGAKVPFDVVPVGILATPTAVVAICSRNLPALAAPVSEGSHSPAALLCRLLQQGADAFQDAAQAVCQWIERDELALQDALHNRQIFKLLHNNKSLVGFASGLNANLAVLRQLLDHPQLMSDAAATLRLRDALVETEQVLAQVRIHNINLCNLMDAYSAAVENNISILVQYLSIYVVLAAIPMGLAALYGMNTPLPIQEQPWSLPLIAVIAAVLGVGAIVAFKKRNIL, via the coding sequence ATGTCTTTACTTCCCCTCTCTGGTTCCCAGTCCGCCCGCGCAGTGCCTTCGCCACTGTCAGGGCCCTGGATCTCGCTCATCAACCCCAGCCGCGAACGTCTGCAGCAATTGGCCAGCAACCACGCTATTGATGCGGCGATGCTGGCTACGGCCCTCGACCCTGGCGCCCGCGCACGAGTACACAGTCACGGCGACACGCTGTGGGTGCTCAGCCACCTGCCTTGTCCCAGTGACGAAGGCGCCAAGGTGCCATTCGATGTCGTGCCAGTGGGCATCTTGGCGACGCCAACCGCGGTGGTGGCGATCTGCAGCCGCAACCTGCCGGCGCTGGCTGCGCCGGTCAGCGAAGGCAGCCACTCGCCGGCGGCGCTGCTGTGTCGCCTGCTGCAACAAGGTGCCGATGCGTTCCAGGATGCCGCCCAGGCGGTGTGCCAATGGATCGAACGCGACGAGCTGGCACTGCAGGACGCCCTGCATAACCGGCAGATCTTCAAACTGCTGCACAACAACAAGAGCCTGGTGGGCTTTGCCAGCGGCCTGAACGCCAACCTGGCGGTGCTACGGCAACTGCTTGACCACCCGCAACTGATGAGCGATGCCGCCGCCACGTTGCGCTTGCGCGACGCACTGGTGGAAACCGAACAGGTGTTGGCGCAGGTGCGTATCCACAACATCAATTTGTGCAACTTGATGGACGCTTATTCTGCGGCGGTGGAAAACAACATCAGCATCTTGGTGCAGTACTTGTCGATCTACGTGGTGCTGGCCGCCATCCCGATGGGGCTGGCGGCGCTGTACGGCATGAACACACCGCTACCGATCCAGGAGCAGCCGTGGTCGCTGCCGTTAATCGCGGTAATCGCAGCGGTACTGGGTGTCGGCGCCATCGTCGCCTTCAAGAAACGCAACATCCTCTGA
- a CDS encoding GNAT family N-acetyltransferase/peptidase C39 family protein, with amino-acid sequence MNDLQLRPATLDDLDALHALETRTFDSDRLSRRSLRRWITTPHSALIVALQHGALLGYALVILHRGTSLARLYSIAVSSEARGLGLGRKLMNAAEQAALAADRIYLRLEVRKDNPAAIQLYESLNYQRFGEYRNYYEDHQDAIRYQKQIRHFDARLWQRPIPWYRQTTEFTCGPASLMMAMQALEPARKPSRREELRLWRESTTIFMTSGHGGCHPLGLALAAVARGFDAEVWISRREPLFIDSVRNDEKKHVIELVHKDFVHQAREQRIPVHYREVTQPLLTDAYQNGAVPIILISTWQMDGRRAPHWVVLSAYDDNFLYLHDSDPEQGIQTELDCQYLPVARADFDRMARFGRDRLRTAVLIGPKGWRRRRVRSTPGNADKSS; translated from the coding sequence ATGAACGACCTGCAATTGCGGCCCGCCACGCTTGACGACTTGGACGCCCTGCACGCGCTGGAAACCCGCACCTTCGACTCCGACCGCCTCAGCCGCCGCAGCCTGCGGCGCTGGATCACCACACCCCATTCGGCCTTGATCGTGGCGCTGCAGCACGGCGCGCTGCTCGGCTATGCACTGGTGATCCTGCACCGTGGCACCTCACTGGCACGGCTGTATTCGATTGCGGTCAGCAGCGAAGCACGCGGCCTCGGACTGGGCCGCAAGCTGATGAACGCCGCCGAACAGGCCGCGCTGGCCGCCGACCGCATTTATCTGCGCTTGGAAGTGCGCAAGGACAACCCCGCCGCGATCCAGCTCTACGAAAGCCTCAATTACCAACGCTTTGGCGAGTACCGCAACTACTACGAAGACCACCAAGACGCGATTCGCTACCAGAAGCAGATTCGCCATTTTGATGCGCGACTGTGGCAGCGGCCGATTCCCTGGTACCGGCAAACCACCGAGTTCACCTGCGGCCCGGCCTCGCTGATGATGGCCATGCAGGCGCTGGAGCCGGCGCGTAAACCCTCACGCCGTGAGGAACTGCGACTGTGGCGCGAATCCACCACCATCTTCATGACCTCTGGCCACGGCGGCTGCCATCCGCTCGGGCTGGCGCTGGCGGCGGTGGCGCGCGGGTTTGATGCGGAAGTGTGGATCAGTCGGCGCGAGCCACTGTTTATCGACAGCGTGCGCAACGATGAGAAGAAACACGTGATCGAGCTGGTGCACAAAGATTTCGTGCATCAAGCGCGCGAGCAGCGCATCCCGGTGCATTACCGCGAAGTGACCCAGCCCCTGCTGACGGATGCCTACCAGAACGGCGCGGTGCCGATCATCCTGATTTCCACTTGGCAGATGGACGGCCGCCGGGCGCCGCACTGGGTAGTGCTGTCCGCCTACGACGACAATTTCCTTTACCTGCATGACTCCGATCCAGAACAAGGCATCCAGACCGAACTCGATTGCCAGTACCTGCCGGTGGCACGGGCAGACTTCGATCGCATGGCCCGTTTCGGCCGCGACCGGTTGCGCACCGCTGTGCTGATCGGCCCGAAAGGCTGGCGCCGGCGGCGGGTGCGCAGCACCCCCGGAAACGCTGATAAAAGCAGCTAA
- a CDS encoding pseudouridine synthase: MTPALIAEHPDWLALHKPAGVSMHSEDGAGLVVQYQHWHGAPLWPVHRLDRDTSGVLLMARSAAAAATFGQLFQQRRVEKFYLGLSAQRPHRKMGVVAGDMTSGRNGNQRLLHTLERPAVTSFLSAAGGRGGRLLLMRPWTGRTHQLRVAMKAEGAPLRGDRRYGGAAAEHLCLHAWGVRFAWQGQWHQLQAPLPASPWYDDVVVQQQCRQWWPPFALTMPRPADTLLRRIGSQ, translated from the coding sequence GTGACGCCGGCTCTCATCGCTGAGCACCCGGATTGGTTGGCGCTGCACAAGCCGGCCGGGGTCAGTATGCACAGCGAAGATGGCGCCGGGCTGGTGGTGCAATACCAGCATTGGCACGGCGCACCGCTGTGGCCAGTGCACCGGCTTGATCGTGATACGTCCGGTGTGCTGCTGATGGCCCGCTCGGCAGCGGCAGCGGCCACGTTTGGGCAGCTATTTCAGCAGCGCCGGGTGGAGAAGTTCTACCTCGGGCTGTCGGCCCAGCGCCCGCACCGAAAGATGGGCGTGGTGGCCGGTGACATGACCAGCGGCCGCAACGGTAACCAGCGCTTGTTGCACACCTTGGAGCGTCCGGCAGTGACCAGTTTTCTGTCGGCCGCCGGTGGTCGCGGTGGGCGCTTGCTGCTGATGCGGCCGTGGACTGGACGCACTCACCAGTTGCGGGTGGCGATGAAAGCAGAAGGTGCTCCACTGCGGGGTGATCGCCGTTATGGCGGCGCAGCGGCCGAGCACCTGTGTTTGCATGCGTGGGGGGTGCGGTTTGCGTGGCAGGGTCAGTGGCACCAGTTGCAGGCGCCACTGCCGGCTTCGCCGTGGTATGACGATGTGGTGGTGCAGCAACAGTGCCGCCAGTGGTGGCCGCCGTTCGCGCTGACCATGCCGCGTCCAGCAGACACGTTGCTGCGGCGCATCGGCAGCCAGTGA
- a CDS encoding DUF2288 domain-containing protein, whose product MTDVSLADTLNLETARIEWSALEGFFARGVLLRVGPELDLITVAVAIAEDRRDPVAAWLEQGQLAHVSDADALRFADANSSLWAVVVRPWVLVQEQTDSAGAPTH is encoded by the coding sequence ATGACCGACGTCAGCCTTGCCGACACCCTGAACCTGGAAACCGCCCGCATCGAATGGTCTGCGCTGGAAGGCTTCTTCGCCCGTGGCGTGTTGTTGCGGGTCGGCCCGGAACTGGACCTGATCACGGTGGCAGTGGCGATTGCCGAGGACCGCCGCGACCCAGTGGCAGCCTGGCTGGAGCAGGGCCAGCTGGCCCACGTCAGCGACGCCGATGCGCTGCGCTTCGCCGACGCCAACAGCAGCCTGTGGGCGGTGGTGGTGCGACCTTGGGTGCTGGTGCAAGAGCAGACCGACAGCGCTGGCGCGCCGACCCACTGA
- a CDS encoding hotdog fold domain-containing protein, which translates to MSPRPNKILQQYQKLAKLPGGKRLFSAVVCRKAPYFSTASPQLLELRANYCQAKLKKRRAVENHIGTVHVIAVCNVLEFAMGVLAEASIPSHLRWIPKGMDVRYTAKADSDLVIEAVVDDGAWDNGPELQVKVNAKRADGTVVVEGVIHLWVTEKPAKHTA; encoded by the coding sequence ATGAGCCCGCGTCCCAACAAGATCCTGCAGCAATATCAAAAGCTGGCGAAGCTGCCCGGCGGTAAGCGCCTGTTCAGCGCCGTGGTGTGCCGTAAGGCGCCCTACTTCAGCACCGCCAGCCCGCAGCTGCTGGAGCTGCGCGCCAATTACTGCCAGGCCAAGCTGAAGAAGCGCCGGGCGGTGGAAAACCACATCGGCACTGTGCACGTGATCGCGGTGTGCAACGTACTGGAATTCGCCATGGGCGTGCTCGCAGAGGCCTCGATTCCGTCTCATCTGCGTTGGATTCCGAAGGGCATGGATGTGCGCTACACCGCCAAGGCTGATTCCGATCTCGTGATTGAAGCGGTAGTCGACGACGGCGCCTGGGACAACGGCCCGGAGCTGCAGGTGAAGGTCAACGCCAAACGGGCCGATGGCACCGTGGTGGTGGAAGGTGTGATCCATCTGTGGGTCACCGAAAAACCTGCCAAACACACTGCCTGA